One genomic segment of Micromonospora sp. WMMC415 includes these proteins:
- the secG gene encoding preprotein translocase subunit SecG: MPIWFAYTLIVLLVITSILLTMLILLHRGKGGGLSSMFGGGVSSSLAGSSVAEKNLDRYTVLVGIVWFACIVGLGLWLRLQQTSGVA; encoded by the coding sequence ATGCCGATCTGGTTCGCATACACGTTGATCGTGTTGCTGGTCATCACGAGCATCCTGCTCACCATGCTGATCCTGCTGCACCGCGGTAAGGGCGGCGGGTTGTCCAGCATGTTCGGCGGCGGTGTCAGCTCCAGCCTGGCCGGGTCGTCGGTCGCCGAGAAGAACCTGGATCGTTACACCGTGCTGGTGGGCATCGTCTGGTTCGCCTGCATCGTCGGGCTCGGGCTCTGGCTCCGGCTCCAGCAGACCAGCGGCGTCGCCTGA
- the pgk gene encoding phosphoglycerate kinase yields MSIRTLDDLLAEGVSGRRVLVRADLNVPLDKQTGDITDDGRIRAVLPTLSALVEAGAKVVVCSHLGRPKGSPDPQFSLRPVGGRLGELLGAEVRFAEDTVGDSARSTVEGLADGQVALLENLRFNAGETSKDDAERGAFADQLAAFGDAYVDDAFGAVHRKHASVYDVAARLPHYAGRLLLREVEVLSTLTGDPARPYVVVLGGSKVSDKLAVIEALLPKVDRLLIGGGMCFTFLKAQGHEVGSSLLEEDMVETCRNLLERSENKILLPVDVVAADAFAPDSPHDVVPADGIPSKRVGLDIGPETVAGFAAAVKTSATGDPANAQTIFWNGPMGVFEMAAFANGTRGVAEAIAGSDAFSVVGGGDSAAAVRVLGLDEKSFSHISTGGGASLEYLEGKTLPGIAALEN; encoded by the coding sequence GTGAGCATCCGGACCCTCGACGACCTGCTCGCCGAGGGGGTGTCGGGTCGGCGCGTGCTGGTGCGCGCCGACCTGAACGTCCCGCTCGACAAGCAGACCGGTGACATCACGGACGACGGCCGCATCCGCGCCGTCCTGCCGACCCTGTCGGCGCTGGTCGAGGCGGGTGCGAAGGTGGTCGTCTGCTCGCACCTGGGCCGGCCGAAGGGCAGCCCGGACCCGCAGTTCAGCCTCCGTCCGGTCGGCGGGCGGCTCGGTGAGCTGCTCGGCGCCGAGGTCCGGTTCGCCGAGGACACCGTCGGCGACTCCGCCCGGTCCACCGTGGAGGGCCTGGCCGACGGTCAGGTCGCCCTCCTGGAGAACCTGCGCTTCAACGCCGGCGAGACCAGCAAGGACGACGCCGAGCGGGGCGCCTTCGCCGATCAGCTCGCCGCGTTCGGCGACGCGTACGTCGACGACGCGTTCGGCGCGGTGCACCGCAAGCACGCCAGCGTGTACGACGTCGCGGCGCGGCTGCCGCACTACGCCGGCCGGCTGCTGCTGCGCGAGGTGGAGGTCCTCTCCACGCTGACCGGCGACCCGGCGCGCCCGTACGTGGTGGTGCTCGGCGGTTCCAAGGTCTCCGACAAGCTCGCGGTGATCGAGGCGCTGCTGCCCAAGGTCGACCGGCTGCTCATCGGTGGCGGCATGTGCTTCACCTTCCTCAAGGCCCAGGGCCACGAGGTGGGCTCCTCCCTGCTGGAGGAGGACATGGTGGAGACCTGCCGCAACCTGCTGGAGCGCTCCGAGAACAAGATCCTGCTCCCGGTCGACGTGGTGGCCGCGGACGCGTTCGCCCCCGACTCGCCGCACGACGTGGTCCCCGCGGACGGCATCCCGAGCAAGCGCGTCGGGCTGGACATCGGCCCCGAGACGGTGGCGGGTTTCGCCGCCGCCGTCAAGACGTCCGCCACCGGCGACCCGGCGAACGCCCAGACGATCTTCTGGAACGGCCCGATGGGCGTGTTCGAGATGGCGGCCTTCGCCAACGGCACCCGGGGGGTGGCCGAGGCCATCGCCGGGTCCGACGCGTTCTCCGTGGTCGGCGGCGGTGACTCCGCCGCGGCGGTGCGCGTGCTCGGCCTGGACGAGAAGTCGTTCAGCCACATCTCCACCGGTGGCGGCGCCTCCCTGGAGTACCTCGAGGGCAAGACCCTCCCCGGCATCGCGGCCCTGGAGAACTGA
- a CDS encoding RNA polymerase-binding protein RbpA, whose protein sequence is MRNGNVLRGSRVGSAPARPAERYEPASCRPVTYWCRNGHDVEIRIAAEAPVPEVWDCPRCGLPAGRDPGNPPGRVRSEPYKTHLAYVKERRTDAEGAAILAEALDALRRRRGRPER, encoded by the coding sequence GTGCGCAACGGTAACGTCCTCCGGGGCAGCCGGGTGGGCTCCGCCCCGGCCCGCCCCGCCGAACGCTACGAGCCGGCTTCCTGCCGGCCGGTCACCTACTGGTGCCGCAACGGCCACGACGTCGAGATCCGGATCGCCGCCGAGGCGCCGGTACCCGAGGTGTGGGACTGTCCGCGCTGCGGGCTCCCCGCCGGCCGCGACCCCGGGAACCCGCCGGGCCGCGTCCGGTCCGAGCCCTACAAGACCCATCTGGCGTACGTGAAGGAGCGGCGCACCGACGCCGAGGGTGCGGCGATCCTCGCCGAGGCCCTCGACGCCCTGCGCCGCCGCCGCGGCCGGCCGGAGCGTTAA
- the gap gene encoding type I glyceraldehyde-3-phosphate dehydrogenase, whose amino-acid sequence MTIRVGINGFGRIGRNFFRAVLASGADIEVVAVNDLTDNATLAHLVKYDSILGRLPHEVKATADEITVGGRTIKAYAEKDPAALPWGEVGADVVIESTGFFTDGTKAKAHIDGGAKKVIISAPAKNEDVTVVMGVNQDQYDPAKHTIISNASCTTNCLAPMAKVLHDTFGIQQGLMTTIHAYTQDQNLQDAPHKDLRRARAAALNIVPTSTGAAKAIGLVLPDLKGKLDGYALRVPIPTGSTTDLTVTVGRETSVDEVNAAMKAAADGPLRGILVYNEDPIVSTDIVTDPASCIFDAPLTKVIGNQVKVVGWYDNEWGYSNRLVDLVKLVGQSL is encoded by the coding sequence GTGACCATCCGGGTTGGCATCAACGGCTTCGGCCGGATCGGCCGCAACTTCTTCCGGGCAGTGCTGGCGTCCGGCGCTGACATCGAGGTCGTGGCGGTCAACGACCTGACCGACAACGCGACGCTCGCCCACCTTGTCAAGTACGACAGCATCCTCGGCCGCCTCCCGCATGAGGTGAAGGCCACCGCGGACGAGATCACCGTTGGCGGCCGGACCATCAAGGCGTACGCCGAGAAGGACCCGGCGGCGCTGCCGTGGGGTGAGGTCGGCGCGGACGTGGTCATCGAGTCGACCGGCTTCTTCACGGACGGCACCAAGGCGAAGGCGCACATCGACGGCGGGGCCAAGAAGGTCATCATCTCGGCGCCGGCGAAGAACGAGGACGTCACGGTCGTCATGGGCGTCAACCAGGACCAGTACGACCCGGCCAAGCACACCATCATCTCCAACGCCTCCTGCACCACCAACTGCCTGGCGCCGATGGCGAAGGTCCTGCACGACACGTTCGGCATCCAGCAGGGCCTGATGACCACCATCCACGCGTACACCCAGGACCAGAACCTGCAGGACGCCCCCCACAAGGACCTGCGCCGCGCCCGGGCCGCCGCGCTGAACATCGTCCCGACCTCCACCGGCGCCGCGAAGGCGATCGGCCTGGTGCTGCCGGACCTGAAGGGCAAGCTCGACGGCTACGCGCTGCGGGTGCCGATCCCGACCGGCTCCACCACCGACCTGACCGTCACGGTCGGCCGGGAGACCTCGGTGGACGAGGTCAACGCCGCCATGAAGGCCGCCGCCGACGGCCCGCTCCGGGGCATCCTGGTCTACAACGAGGACCCGATCGTGTCGACCGACATCGTCACCGACCCGGCGTCGTGCATCTTCGACGCGCCGCTGACGAAGGTCATCGGCAACCAGGTGAAGGTCGTCGGCTGGTACGACAACGAGTGGGGCTACTCGAACCGCCTGGTGGACCTCGTGAAGCTGGTTGGTCAGTCGCTGTGA
- the zwf gene encoding glucose-6-phosphate dehydrogenase has product MKNPLRDPQDRRLPRIPEPCALVIFGVTGDLARKKLLPAVYDLANRGLLPPGFVVLGFARRDWGHGDFETLACESAKKHARTPWREEVWARLAGNMKFVGGSFDDDSAFDHLAATLDELRSTHGIPGNAAFYFSIPPAAFPVVLKQLARTGMADNAKSGGWRRVVVEKPFGNDLPSAKALNDLVDDVFTREDVFRIDHYLGKETVQNILALRFANNLFEPLWNSKYVDSVQITMAEDVGIGTRAGFYDSAGAARDVLQNHLLQLLALVAMEEPTSFAPDEIRTEKLKVLKAITLPKDVDKGTVRGQYLPGWVGGERAVGYLEEEGVPPDSTTETYVAVRLGIQNRRWAEVPFYIRAGKRLPRRVTEVAIMFKKAPHLPFDDTDVESLGNNQLVIRVQPDEGVVLKFGSKVPGTAMEVRDIAMDFQYGEAFTESSPEAYERLVLDVLIGDRTLFPDAAEVEQSWAAVDPLERAWAGTTPEPYRAGEWGPRAADEMLAREGRAWRRA; this is encoded by the coding sequence GTGAAGAACCCGCTACGCGACCCGCAGGACCGGCGGCTGCCGAGGATCCCGGAGCCCTGCGCTCTGGTGATCTTCGGCGTCACCGGGGACCTGGCCCGCAAGAAGCTGCTGCCGGCCGTGTACGACCTCGCGAACCGGGGGCTGCTGCCCCCGGGCTTCGTCGTGCTCGGCTTCGCCCGCCGCGACTGGGGCCACGGCGACTTCGAGACGCTGGCCTGCGAGTCGGCGAAGAAGCACGCCCGCACCCCGTGGCGGGAGGAGGTGTGGGCCCGGCTGGCCGGCAACATGAAGTTCGTCGGCGGGTCGTTCGACGACGACTCCGCGTTCGACCACCTGGCGGCCACCCTGGACGAGCTGCGCAGCACCCACGGCATCCCCGGCAACGCCGCCTTCTACTTCTCCATCCCCCCGGCGGCGTTCCCGGTGGTGCTCAAGCAACTCGCCCGCACCGGCATGGCCGACAACGCCAAGTCCGGCGGGTGGCGCCGGGTGGTGGTGGAGAAGCCGTTCGGCAACGACCTGCCCTCGGCGAAGGCCCTCAACGACCTGGTCGACGACGTCTTCACCCGCGAGGACGTCTTCCGGATCGACCACTACCTGGGCAAGGAGACCGTCCAGAACATCCTCGCCCTGCGGTTCGCCAACAACCTCTTCGAGCCCCTGTGGAACTCGAAGTACGTCGACTCGGTGCAGATCACCATGGCCGAGGACGTCGGCATCGGCACCCGGGCGGGGTTCTACGACTCGGCCGGCGCCGCCCGGGACGTCCTCCAGAACCACCTGCTCCAGCTGCTGGCGCTGGTGGCGATGGAGGAGCCGACCAGCTTCGCCCCGGACGAGATCCGCACCGAGAAGCTGAAGGTGCTCAAGGCGATCACCCTGCCGAAGGACGTCGACAAGGGCACCGTCCGGGGCCAGTACCTGCCCGGCTGGGTGGGCGGCGAACGCGCCGTGGGCTACCTGGAGGAGGAGGGTGTGCCGCCGGACTCCACGACGGAGACGTACGTGGCGGTGCGGCTGGGCATCCAGAACCGCCGCTGGGCGGAGGTGCCGTTCTACATCCGGGCCGGCAAGCGGCTGCCGCGCCGCGTCACCGAGGTCGCCATCATGTTCAAGAAGGCGCCGCACCTGCCGTTCGACGACACGGACGTCGAGTCGCTGGGCAACAACCAGCTCGTCATCCGGGTCCAGCCGGACGAGGGCGTGGTCCTCAAGTTCGGCTCGAAGGTGCCGGGCACCGCCATGGAGGTCCGCGACATCGCGATGGACTTCCAGTACGGCGAGGCGTTCACCGAGTCCAGCCCGGAGGCGTACGAACGGCTGGTGCTGGACGTACTCATCGGTGACCGGACGCTCTTCCCCGACGCCGCCGAGGTCGAGCAGAGCTGGGCGGCGGTGGACCCGTTGGAGCGGGCCTGGGCGGGTACGACGCCGGAGCCGTACCGGGCCGGCGAGTGGGGGCCCCGCGCCGCCGACGAGATGCTGGCCCGCGAGGGCCGGGCCTGGCGGCGGGCGTGA
- a CDS encoding glucose-6-phosphate dehydrogenase assembly protein OpcA yields MIGLWDTTGNEVVKALAAERRSAGGVASGMALTLIVVVDEKRVREAEAAATIAAAAHPCRLLVVVRSDVERDRNRLDAEIVVGGRLGPCEAVVTRMYGRLALHAESVVMPLLVPDVPVVTWWHGEPPAEIATDFLGVVADRRITDAAQAADPVAALRQRAWDYVPGDTDLAWTRITLWRTLVAGAFDTTEAQVTDATVVAPRTDPTAALMRGWLAARLGIDPQWQHTDQHPRMHEVQLRCANGDELTLTRTDSMAIFRRTGQEDRHLPLVRRPLGDELAEELRRLDADQVYAEALGAAAGLTGLDQRPAQRVHVWKDPAEAQRAEAGITAHSGTSGQH; encoded by the coding sequence GTGATCGGCCTGTGGGACACCACCGGCAACGAGGTGGTCAAGGCGCTCGCCGCCGAGCGGCGCAGCGCCGGCGGGGTGGCCAGCGGTATGGCGCTCACCCTGATCGTGGTGGTGGACGAGAAGCGGGTCCGCGAGGCCGAGGCGGCGGCGACCATCGCCGCCGCCGCCCACCCGTGCCGGCTGCTGGTGGTGGTCCGCTCCGACGTCGAGCGGGACCGCAACCGGCTGGACGCGGAGATCGTCGTCGGCGGCCGGCTCGGCCCGTGCGAGGCGGTGGTCACCCGGATGTACGGGCGGCTGGCCCTGCACGCCGAGTCGGTGGTGATGCCGCTGCTGGTGCCGGACGTTCCGGTGGTGACGTGGTGGCACGGCGAGCCGCCGGCCGAGATCGCCACCGACTTCCTCGGTGTCGTCGCGGACCGGCGGATCACCGACGCGGCGCAGGCGGCCGACCCGGTGGCGGCGCTGCGGCAGCGGGCCTGGGACTACGTGCCCGGCGACACCGACCTGGCCTGGACGCGGATCACGCTGTGGCGCACGCTCGTGGCGGGCGCGTTCGACACCACCGAGGCGCAGGTCACCGACGCGACCGTGGTCGCGCCGCGCACCGACCCGACGGCCGCTCTGATGCGCGGCTGGTTGGCCGCCCGGCTGGGGATCGACCCGCAGTGGCAGCACACCGACCAGCACCCGCGCATGCACGAGGTGCAGCTGCGCTGCGCCAACGGCGACGAGCTGACGCTGACCCGGACCGACAGCATGGCGATCTTCCGGCGGACCGGCCAGGAGGACCGGCACCTGCCGCTGGTCCGCCGGCCGCTCGGCGACGAGCTGGCCGAGGAGCTGCGCCGGCTCGACGCCGACCAGGTGTACGCGGAGGCGCTGGGCGCCGCGGCCGGGCTCACCGGGCTGGACCAGCGCCCCGCCCAGCGGGTGCACGTCTGGAAGGATCCGGCGGAGGCCCAGCGGGCCGAGGCGGGGATCACCGCGCACTCCGGGACCAGCGGGCAGCACTGA
- the pgl gene encoding 6-phosphogluconolactonase gives MSEASVAVHADAELLAQAVAARLVVRLLDAQAERGQASVVLTGGRVAAAVYRAVAALPARDAVDWSRVDVWWGDERFLPSGDPERNETQARAALLDAVPLDPARVHAMPASDGPSGHDPEEAAARYAAELARSARPGTAALPHFDVLLLGVGEDGHVASVFPEHPVGYESRPVSAVRGSPKPPPVRITLTLPAINTAEEVWLVASGSDKARAVGMALAGAGPVQLPAAGVQGTGRTLWLLDRAAAADVPARFRSLR, from the coding sequence ATGAGTGAGGCGAGTGTCGCCGTCCACGCCGACGCGGAGCTGCTGGCGCAGGCGGTGGCGGCACGGCTGGTGGTCCGGCTCCTCGACGCGCAGGCCGAACGCGGCCAGGCGTCGGTGGTGCTCACCGGCGGCCGGGTCGCCGCCGCGGTGTACCGGGCGGTGGCGGCGCTGCCCGCCCGGGACGCGGTGGACTGGTCCCGGGTGGACGTGTGGTGGGGGGACGAGCGGTTCCTGCCGTCCGGTGACCCGGAACGCAACGAGACGCAGGCGCGGGCGGCGCTGCTGGACGCGGTGCCGCTGGACCCGGCGCGGGTGCACGCGATGCCGGCCTCGGACGGCCCGTCGGGGCACGACCCGGAGGAGGCCGCCGCCCGGTACGCCGCCGAACTGGCCCGCTCGGCCCGCCCGGGCACCGCCGCGCTTCCCCACTTCGACGTGCTGCTGCTCGGCGTGGGCGAGGACGGGCACGTGGCGTCGGTCTTCCCGGAGCACCCGGTGGGCTACGAGAGCCGGCCGGTCAGCGCGGTCCGCGGCAGCCCGAAGCCGCCGCCGGTCCGCATCACCCTCACCCTCCCGGCGATCAACACCGCCGAGGAGGTGTGGCTGGTGGCCAGCGGTTCGGACAAGGCCCGCGCGGTCGGCATGGCCCTCGCCGGCGCGGGTCCGGTGCAGCTGCCGGCGGCCGGCGTGCAGGGCACCGGGCGTACCCTCTGGCTGCTGGACCGGGCCGCGGCGGCCGACGTGCCGGCCCGCTTCCGCAGCCTGCGCTGA
- the tpiA gene encoding triose-phosphate isomerase — protein sequence MASTTRRPLMAGNWKMNLNHLEANLLVQKLAASLTEKQLTEVETVVLPPYTDLRTVQTAVDGDKLLIGYGAQDLSPHTSGAYTGDIAGPMLAKLGCTYVVVGHSERRAYHHEDDALVNAKVQAALTHGLTPILCVGEGLDVREQGTHVAHCSDQLDGALKGLSAEQVAKVVVAYEPVWAIGTGKTATPEDAQEVCAAVRQRLADTFGSETADQVRVLYGGSVKSSNVAAIMAQPDVDGALVGGASLDAEEFAKICRFPEHTAR from the coding sequence ATGGCGAGCACCACCCGCCGGCCGCTGATGGCCGGCAACTGGAAGATGAACCTCAACCACCTCGAGGCGAACCTGCTGGTGCAGAAGCTCGCCGCGAGCCTCACCGAGAAGCAGCTCACCGAGGTCGAGACGGTGGTGCTGCCGCCGTACACCGACCTGCGCACGGTGCAGACCGCCGTGGACGGCGACAAGCTGCTCATCGGCTACGGCGCGCAGGACCTGTCGCCGCACACGTCGGGCGCGTACACCGGGGACATCGCCGGCCCGATGCTGGCGAAGCTGGGCTGCACCTACGTGGTGGTCGGCCACTCCGAGCGGCGGGCGTACCACCACGAGGACGACGCGCTGGTCAACGCGAAGGTGCAGGCGGCGCTGACCCACGGGCTCACCCCGATCCTCTGCGTGGGGGAGGGGCTGGACGTCCGCGAGCAGGGCACCCACGTGGCGCACTGCAGCGACCAGCTCGACGGCGCCCTCAAGGGGCTCTCCGCCGAGCAGGTGGCGAAGGTCGTGGTCGCGTACGAGCCGGTCTGGGCGATCGGCACCGGCAAGACGGCCACCCCGGAGGACGCCCAGGAGGTGTGCGCGGCGGTCCGCCAGCGCCTGGCCGACACCTTCGGCTCGGAGACCGCGGACCAGGTCCGGGTCTTGTACGGTGGGTCGGTCAAGTCCTCCAACGTGGCGGCGATCATGGCCCAGCCGGACGTGGACGGCGCCCTGGTCGGCGGTGCCAGCCTGGACGCCGAGGAGTTCGCGAAGATCTGCCGGTTCCCGGAGCACACCGCCCGCTGA